In Macadamia integrifolia cultivar HAES 741 chromosome 13, SCU_Mint_v3, whole genome shotgun sequence, one DNA window encodes the following:
- the LOC122059146 gene encoding LOW QUALITY PROTEIN: G-type lectin S-receptor-like serine/threonine-protein kinase LECRK2 (The sequence of the model RefSeq protein was modified relative to this genomic sequence to represent the inferred CDS: inserted 2 bases in 1 codon; deleted 1 base in 1 codon), protein MLTNPNGEVLWKPTINSSDVASAAMLDNGNFVLQNKDSHHIWESFSQPTDTIFPGQTLQVGGNLSSRLSNTSYSRGRFQLRSDFSKMEKSELKRSRSILFPCQLTFLTLPRTLLCSLILIIVQGCSSMNQEVVLVGIIATARLLMGYPYVNAHLNTSKMIQTTFSVDANQKSHLFVNEMNLVSLMICFEFNELTGTDWPRSDYEMFEPISEKPCKNSCLMDCYCAVVIYRGETCWKKKLPLSNGKLKASDNGKALFKIRRSSSSSTKKKDQTIAILVGSLGSSVFINFVLLAAISVTAFFVCQRRPKSNTQVSSISETNLRSFTYKELEEATNGFKEELGKGAFGIVYKGLYPLGSRNLVAVKRLDKAVQEGEKEFKTEVSVIGQTHHKNLVRLFGFCEEGLNRLLVYEFMGNGSLASLLFGLSRPHWDQRTQIAIGIVRGLAYLHEECSTQIXSDIKPQNILLDDFFRPRISDFGLAKLLMPDQVLTRTGIRGTKGYVEPEWFRRMAITAKLDVYSFGVMLEIISRRRSVETAWGGEDKAILTNWAHDCYQEGKLEELVERDEKRLLTFVMVEIWCIQEDPLLRPTMKKVSQMIEGAVDVRCPPCPCPFSSGFNA, encoded by the exons ATGCTTACCAACCCCAATGGTGAGGTATTATGGAAGCCCACAATCAATTCCAGCGACGTCGCTTCTGCTGCCATGCTCGACAATGGCAATTTCGTGCTTCAAAATAAGGACTCTCATCACATATGGGAGAGCTTCAGCCAACCTACAGACACCATATTTCCTGGCCAGACACTGCAAGTTGGTGGCAATCTTTCTTCTCGGCTATCGAATACTAGTTACTCACGGGGAAGGTTTCAGCTCCGCTCTGATTTCTCGAAGATGGAGAAATCGGAGCTGAAACGCTCCAGATCAATCCTGTTTCCTTGCCAGCTTACTTTCCTTACTCTCCCTAGGACACTATTGTGTTCGCTGATACTGATAATCGTTCAAGGTTGTTCTTCAATGAATCAG GAAGTGGTGCTTGTGGGTATAATAGCTACTGCCAGGTTGCTAATGGGATACCCATATGTGAATGCCCACCTGAATACATCCAAAATGATCCAAACAACATTCTCAGTGGATGCAAACCAAAAATCTCACTTGTTTGTCAACGAGATGAATCTGGTTTCCCTGATGATCTGTTTTGAGTTCAACGAGCTTACTGGCACGGATTGGCCACGTTCTGATTACGAGATGTTTGAGCCCATTAGTGAAAAGCCATGCAAAAATTCTTGCTTGATGGACTGTTACTGTGCTGTTGTTATTTATAGAGGCGAGACATGCTGGAAGAAGAAGCTTCCACTCTCCAATGGGAAGTTGAAGGCAAGCGACAATGGGAAGGCTCTGTTCAAAATAAGGCGTTCAAGTTCGTCAAGCACAAAGAAGAAAGATCAAACAATAGCTATCCTGGTTGGATCATTGGGTAGTTCAGTATTTATCAATTTCGTATTGTTAGCTGCAATTTCTGTGACTGCCTTCTTTGTGTGCCAAAGAAGACCAAAAAGTAATACGCAAGTTTCAAGCATTTCGGAGACTAATCTACGTTCCTTTACATACAAAGAACTCGAAGAAGCAACAAATGGGTTCAAGGAAGAATTGGGAAAGGGTGCTTTTGGCATTGTTTACAAAGGTCTGTACCCTTTAGGCTCTAGAAATCTGGTTGCAGTCAAGAGGCTAGACAAGGCAGTCCAAGAAGGTGAGAAGGAATTCAAAACAGAGGTAAGTGTGATCGGCCAGACACATCACAAGAATTTAGTTCGATTATTTGGATTTTGTGAGGAAGGGCTA AACAGGCTTTTGGTATATGAGTTCATGGGCAATGGCTCTTTGGCAAGCCTTCTCTTTGGACTCTCAAGGCCTCATTGGGACCAAAGAACTCAGATTGCAATCGGAATTGTAAGAGGGCTTGCATACTTACACGAAGAATGCAGCACCCAGAT AAGTGATATAAAGCCTCAGAACATACTTCTAGACGATTTTTTCAGGCCAAGGATTTCTGATTTTGGATTGGCAAAGCTGTTGATGCCTGACCAGGTCTTAACTCGCACAGGCATTAGAGGGACTAAAGGGTATGTGGAGCCAGAGTGGTTCCGAAGGATGGCGATCACAGCAAAGCTGGATGTCTATAGCTTTGGTGTGATGTTGGAAATTATCTCTCGCAGGAGGAGTGTTGAGACAGCATGGGGTGGAGAAGATAAAGCAATATTAACGAACTGGGCTCATGATTGCTACCAAGAAGGTAAACTTGAAGAGTTGGTAGAGAGGGATGAGAAGAGGTTACTGACTTTTGTGATGGTGGAAATTTGGTGTATTCAAGAGGATCCATTGCTGAGGCCAACAATGAAGAAGGTGTCACAGATGATTGAAGGAGCTGTTGATGTTCGCTGTCCACCATGCCCTTGTCCCTTCAGCTCTGGATTCAATGCGTAG